TGTTTCTGTTCATCAGACGTGAAAACACATCCCAACAGCCGACATATGATGGTTGGAGCTGTGAGTGTTAGTTGGTTTGTCGGCTGGAAATTAGACAATTAATTGAGCAAAAATGTGCacagattttgtgtttgtcGTCGGACACAGCAGGCAGTTTCTGATGTTCCTGTAATCTCTGGGAAATTATCAAGAGCATTTATtctacattttatagactaaacaatgTATGTGCATCACGATCATGATCTTTTTGCTCCAGTAAACATTGAATacaacaataaatataaaaatggaATCAGCAGAATAATCAGTTGCTTGATTGTAAAACCAAAAGATTTTCCTTTATTTGCTTCGTAAATGTAAGATTAACAGCAGAAATGAAAGCTGAGTGTGTTTCTCCGCGCTCCCTCTCGTCTGATCTGTCATACACCCGGCAGGTTTTTGTTGTAGATGAGTGACtcgccccccccccttctctcttttctcctctcctctcgcgGTGCCTCTCCTCATTTAAACCTCAGTCTCGCTCCCTCTCCGAGAGCCATGTGAGATCTGAGCACATGGCTAGCGCAAGCCTGGTGACGTCACCGGAGCTCGCCCACTCCGATTTGCTCTGCAGCGTTAGATTGCagacacagtgtgcagcagcagcggagCGAGAGTGCAGCGGGGTTTATAACTGTGGGAGAAAGGTGCAGATTTACATCagttttatcagattttattgggTCTTTTATCCCGCGGCTGTCTCTTGTCTTGATCTCTGTCCCTCTCGTCCCTGCTGTTTCGAACCACTTGGTCACCATAGCAACGGGCGGCAGGTGGTCAGGGCGCTGTAGTCGGTCCTTTCCTCCGTGATTGTCTGCATGAGGGAGTGTGTACGAGTGTGACCAAACAATCAGATCTTGCTTTTATTGGTCTTTTTGTCAACGGTCATGGATGATGCAGCACCAATGTGAGCCCTCAGGACTCAAAGCGTTTCCATGCAGTGCTAACAGACGTTAGTTGTCCTCATATCAACCATGTGAAGATCACTCATCAACACggatgcatgtgtgtttggAGCAGAGACACCTGTCAGGACAAAAATAACAGCACACCTGAGTCATTTTCGCCTCTTTTTATTAGAGGGGACGTGTTGAAAGAGGAAGGATAACGGAGGTGTACATGaagctgaggaggagaaggggggaaGGGTGTCGAGGGAGCGATGGATGGGGGAGTGGAAGGAGAAGGAGTGtcgagaaggaggaggaggaggaggaggagggggcggggtTGGGAGTGATCTGATGCACCAGACTGGCAAACGTCCAGTCACATCACTCCTTCCATGTAATTACCCCGATGCTTCACCCAATTAGATCGCtccttatgtttttttttttttttttacaaagcagCCAAATCCTCCCGGATGAGGTTGCCAAGGAAACTGCTATGGGTGACAGCTGTTTCCTTGGTGATTTGCTGCAGGCCTAATGGTGTCTGGGTTTGTAGGCGAGGACCTTGAAATGATGTTCATTTGtgcacaggcgcacacacacacacacacacacacacacacacacacacacacacacacacacacaggcagctgtAGTTCCTCTGTGGCTGGCTTCAGCtaggtggtggtgtgtgtgtgtgtgtgtgtgtttcaaagaaTATCTGCCGTCTGCGTATGTGTGTCAGTAGTGTCATGCTTTGTAATGAAGTGTTGTCAACTGAGTGTATTCACTGAATGTGCAGCAAATGTGCGACAAACACACAATAGATGAGATGGTAGACTGTGACGTGGCGATGCATACTGTGTGTCAGTAGAAGATGGATTGTTTTGGGATGTCCTGTTGGCTCAGTAGGTGGAGCGAGCGTGTACTGAGGCTGTGTTCTCGCAGCAGGGTTTGTTTCTGGCCCGTGGACCTTTTCCTGCGCATCATCTCTGctctctcatcccatttcctgtcacatCTCTAAGCTGTCCCATCAAATGAAGACATGAAAAGGccccaaaaatatatatttaaacaaaaaagataCGAACTCAAAAAGATGTATCGCTTCATTTTatgctctgttgtgtttttttggcaaTATGAGATGAGAGAGCTTCCTTTCCCGTCATTTGTAGCCTCGGTTTGAAAGCAGCTGTGCTCCCTGTTAGCCGGCTCAGCTGATGAGGATGCATGTAAACAAGGCTGAATAGTTTCTGGTTGATCCAAACATTTCAACGAGCTACTTTGTGTGTTAAAAAGTGCAAAGTGCATTTTTTATCTAATGTAATTTTACTGATTGAAGCTGAATATTACATGagaataaaagaaatgtttgaaaatgtcaaatatgaTTTCTTTCTGACTTGCTAAACACAAGGGAGGCCCACACATGCTTTAATGAGGCAGTCAAACAGCAATTGAGCTGCACCATAAATTATATTCGTAATAAAATTGAACTAATTCACTTAATAAGTATGTTGGAGAGCTTTGCAAAAGTTCATAATTATTCTATAAAAGTTACTATAATAATAGCCAAACTACAGGTGACACAGGCTCACTGTGGctggtgatttgttttcatcCCGATCTCTGATTTAGTCCACAAATTGATCTGAACTACTTGTTATATAATTCAGTTTGTCGCACATGATTATGGCAATAGCATTTGCAATTTGGACGCGGCTTTGCATTCCTACTCATGGCATGTTTACAGGAAGGACGCTTCAGTGAAGGCAGCACAAACAAATGCGGAGGAGTGTGACGCGGAGCAGGAAGGACTCTGAGCGGCCAGGACAAAAGCCAAACTGCGGATATGTTCAAATCTGTTGTCAGATGTTAAGACTATTATGACGTAATTTGTTGGAAAATGCTTGAGCGGATTTGCTGTAATTTCCAAAACCACCTGCTTCTCACATACGATCCCTTAAACCTGCCCCTACAATTatgggaggaggggagggtgtgAAAGGAGAAATGCCAGGCTGTTGTAAGATTGCGGGAGTTCAGCAGGTTTGAGCTCGAGGCTGTTGGAGCAAAGACGGCTGAGAAATTAGGACGGGAGCGCTGAGGAAACGTGGgcatgtgtgtgaggctgcCGCACGTCTGCAGAGAGTAAACAGGATCTTGTGTTTATGTCCCCAAAACATGATGTTGACTATTTGATTGAGTTTCCAGAGATGTCACAAAATCTACCAGCAAAAAATGACCGCTTTGTGGCTGGTTTCTGTTTACCGACTTAATCCTGCGGCCCGATTCTTTTCCCACGTCACCAtctttttccttcctccccccctcttCCTCATTCTTCCCTTGTAATCTCTGGTAATGTCCTTAGCCCGTCGTACTATTTGGTGTTCGCGCATCAGCTGACCCGCACAGAAACTGGGTCACGGAGACGGGCTGGTGAAGGCTGGAAAAAACTGTGCCCGGTCTCTCtggatcttttcttttcttacgctttctctctcttcgtgcctcctgctgctcttcCCTCGTGTCATTTGTTTaaccacaaacacattcagtgcCGTGCTGTGAGTGAATGCTTTGGATCATCAGCCAAACGTGTCTAATTGTTACGCTGCAGTAATCCTCTGACATCAGAACTTTTGAGACGACGATGAACTTTAAGTAATAGGTGTCAGTAAAACTCCCAGTCTGATCCCTTTCtcttacaaaagaaaaaagaagcctTCCTGCCTTCCAGTAAAATAGGAGGAGCTTCGGTAGATGATCCAGACAAAAGCAGTGTGAACTTGCTTGGATTTGCATGCTCGCCTTCCTGCTGGAGAACGTTGTGTTTCAGGATTTCGCAAGCAAGGGGAAATGTGGCCAAGACTGCCCAGAAAGAGAAAGCTGGTCTGAAATCTTTTTTCTGTTGTCAGCTTTTTGCACAGTAGATGTTTAAAACTAATTCTAGTGTCATAGATTGAACATTggattgattattgattagatTATTGGCCCGTCTCCCTGTTTTATGAGCTGCCCTATTAAAATGATCTCGCTGCTGTTAAGTATTAATGCAAACTCAACACTTCTTCCAGACTGTTAGTGAAGTATTTCTACATGTACCAGATATCCTCATCTActctcctgtctgtgtctccccCACAAGACtctgaagaggaaggagaaggagtaCGAGCACGAGATGGAGCGTTTGGCCAGAGAGAAGATCGCCACGCAGCAGCGGCTGGCCGAGCTGAAGAACGAGCTCAGCCAGTGCATGGATGTCATCGAGATCGATCGAGTCCTCCGACAGACCATCCAGCCGGAGGACGACCAGGCGTCCACGTCCACCGCCTCAGGTACAGAGATGAGATTCAACGACTCTCCAGCacacattttatatatacatCACCTGCATACCTGGCACTCTGTACAGAGCTACTCACGAGAAGCTAGTACAGCAGATAAAGGTTTTTTATTAACACTCCGTggactttgtttgtatgttaaCATTCATGAACACAAACCAGGGCaagagaccaatgttgtccaCTCATCTCACGGATGATAGAAAAAAGACATCTTCCATGTTTTATTGTCGCTAAGCAAATGACAAACTGAACCAAGCGCATCTTTTGGGGTTGGTTTACTTTCACTTAGTGATAGTTCCCAGACAGAGCACATAAACATGGCACTGTTCCATCATGACTAACAGTTTCCTCTCCGCTCCACAGAAGGAGAAGACAACTTTGAGCAGGATATTGACGATGACGATCCAGCTCCACTTCCTGCTCCCGCCTCCCTCCCGAAACCAACACCTCCCATCATACAAGCCCAGCagctcctcccctctcacctgTCAATCCAGCACGCGGCCCTGCCTCTGTCTGGTGTCCTGACTTCCCCCTCCCCCTCggctccccctccccctcaaGCCATTGCTCCGGCTCCGGCGCCTTGTCCGCCCCCTCCGATGCCAGTTCATCCTCCTGCTGTGCAGGTCCAGCCGACTGTCATCGCTCACGCCGCCGTCTCCCACCCGTCGGTCATCCAGGCTGTCAACCACGGCCTGCCTGCCAATCATAAGCATCTGACACACATCGCCCCGTCGCCTggccccacctcctccaccccccagCCAATTGCGGCGGCTCCAGCTGCCACCGCCACTCACCAGCAGATAGCCGCCCAGCCCATCGGACACATCACCGTCCACCCGGTGGCTCACCTGGGAGGTCCGCTGCAGTCCCACCTGCCGACCCTCTACCCCCAGGGGGTGtctgtctcccagcccaccatGGTGGGCCACATCACCCACACCTTCACCCATCACACCCTGCCACACGTCCAGGCCAATCCTCAAGCTAACACTAACGGAGCCCAGGTAAACAGCGCAGCTGTGATCAGCCAGGGGAGCCCGTCGATAGGCAAGCCCACGGCGGTGCTGGCCCCACACCCGCAGCTGGTTGGACAGGCTGCCGTCCTCAACCCTGTCACCATGGTTACTGTCCCAACCTTCCCTGTCAGCACGCTCAAACTGGCCTGAAAGAGCAAAAAACAGCTGAGAGGGAGCGAATGATTCAGAACTTGACCCTCCGATCTATAATCAATAGCAGAGTATCTCTGAGAGACGGACACATGAaaatttacataaaaaacataaactgttTTTGGACAATGTGATGAATATCTCCAGAGATATTTTGGTCACGGCTATGTTAGTTTGTGAACAAGAACAGGAGAGCAGAGTGAGTGGGTCGGCCCATTGTTCGTGAAAATAACGACTGTGACATTTGTCTGCGCTGCAAAGAAAGACCTCTGTTATACCTTCCTTCCTTgccttcttctctccttcctctcttccttccttctctcctccctctacAACCAGAAGCACTAACATAATAAGCTCAGTTCACACTCAGGCATCAAGGACTTACCTTAACTTTTCATTCACCCACTAAGAGAAAACACACGAGAGAGAGTTGTTTGTCGTCCGGTCGTATGGTCACAGAGTGCGTGCCCGTTTTGTAGTCATATATTCATGATGTCACGTGGGACATTGTGGTGGAGTAACGTCACTGATTAGTttgagagcaggaggaggcagctcagTCTGAGTTAACGACACACAGGACAGGACTTTGACAGGGTGCGAAGGAGACCGTGCAGTTCAGGAAGGCACGACGTTCCCAATTTATCGCTTTCCAGTTTCCGTTTCATTTGATTTTGCACTGTGATCCCATCACATGACGTGACTGTTCAGCCCTCCCCAGCTTCCTTCCAAATGAAGGTCCCTTATCACTGCACTGCACCAAACACCTTACAAAtggattaagaaaaaaaaaaaaaaggatgtgtcATAATGAAACTGGATCAAACCTGCACTTAAGACAAAAAGGATGATTAAAGAACGTCTCGGTTAGATGACGTGGAGAACACAACCCGACCTTCAGCCTGCTGATTATTGCCCAGAGATCAGGCTtagaaacaataaatacagattTAAATATGAGATTATTCACAGTGAGAAATCAGAGTTACTAAAATGTGTCGTTTGAGAAAAACAGTTCCTGCCAAGTTTTGGCATCAACTGgtgatttttgtatttttaaaaaaaaagaagaaaaaaaaaaagctcaggaAACCAGCCAGAATCTTTTTAAAACTCCCAGCAGTGTTTGTATTTGCATTGCGTTTGGCTTTTAACACGTTTTTTCTCGTCGGCTACAATCAAATGTTTTCCGCCCCATCGAGTCCTGATTAAACTGTTGAGACATCAGCAGAGAAACgaatcatgtttttaataagGATCTGCACAGAAAAGTGGTCTGCGTATGTCAGATGCCTGAATGCCTGCCTGTACAACCACCGCCAACTGCTCTCAAAACATTCAGTGACAGGTTTCCTCTTGTCATGAGCGAGTTTCCCCTCTCACACCTGTGGAGCGATGCAGGTTTTCATCCTGTTCACTGTAATGcaacagctccctctgctgcttCATCACAGACCTCATGCTGACGATGCTCTCGCAACACTTTGGGGcaaaatacagtttaaacagCAGTTTGACAAACAAAATCTTTAACGTAAGCAGTTGTTTTCAGAgtaatttgattaattaataaatgcAAAAATCCTCGTCGCTGTTTGTGAAAGTGACATCATCCAATAGTAAGCAGTATAACatccaaagactcttcattcacGATCATAAACAGgaaaggaaaagcagcaaatctgcACGTTTCaaaagctggaaccagaaaatgtttgctaaaaaaatgactgaaacaaataatcCAAATAGTTTGCAGCTGACTTGCTTTTTGatcgactaatcgttgcagaTCCTACAAAGAGAAATAATCCCGACTCAGGTTTCGTACGGCGTGGTATTGTACGCAGCGAGGAGCTGTTGTCGCGTGACAAACTCCAGCTGCTGAGAAGATTGTGAGACGAGGGTGAAAGCTTGAGTTAAGGTTTCTTTTTGTCGGACAGAGACAAACTTCTTTCTCACTGACCGGTCTTGAAatagcacaacaacaacaaaaagaataCTGAAAACACGTTATTGCAGCTTTGTGAAGAATAATTTGACAGTAATTTGGAGTTCCAGAATGGTAGCTGTTGTGACGCCcacttttctctgtgtgtgtgtgtgtgtgtgtgtgtgtgtgtgtgtttatgtgcacatACTCAAAACGTTCACGGCCTCACCGCCTTCTTGCCAGCCTATACGTGTCGCATTAAACCTCCCGTCGGCGCCTGTATGCGTCGCCACCGTCGCGcctcctctgctgtttctgTCCGTCTCGTCTGTGTTCGTGACTGTCttcaatatgttttatattctgTACTATAGTTAATCCTACTGTACCCGTAGCATGGCTCTGTTGTTTTGGTTATAGAGTTTGCCCTGTGCATGATGTGTGTatgatgattgtgtgtgtgtgtgtgtgtgtgtgtgtgtagcaagCAAGCTATTTTTTTACACAGAGGTGATTTATGGTATGAGCCTGCTTGGGTGCTATCGTGTGTGCCTATACTCAGTTTTCCTGAACACTGTGACAACTCTGGCAAAACACGGACACGTTGAAAGAATGGAAGAGACAAAGATTTACTgtcctcattgttttgtttttgtttgttttgtttttttatgtttttaaattttcCATTTTGTGACATGGACTGAGACAcggagtggaaaaaaaaatgtttaaagaaaaaaaaccgaaaaacaaaaaaagttgttgCTCTTGATAACACAATAATGTCTAATATTCAATTTGagttttgtaatatttgtatgtACGTATGGAAGTTTTGTGAACTTGTGATGGTATGCACGTTTTGGCATATGAGTGTATGTATCTcttcaaattttaaaaatgcttgtttccttttttttttttttttggtttcgtTTTGCATGTAGattgccctttttttttagtttctttttgttttaaaggtttttgtttttttttccgttgtATTTTCTGGGACCATGTACAATACTGTATAACGCAGGCAGGATCTTGGACCTCATGCTACATTGAtattatatatgaatataaaaacatgttttccctATGGAGAAAGTTTTAAGTTATATATCGCCTGTACACTTTGGGCTGCCTTTTAGATCTAACTGTCCACTGTTTAAGATAACAATGATGATAATGGATACAACATATTAATGATGAAGAATTATGCTGATGAAATAATAAAGATTCTTAATAAATCTTATTACATTTACAACATACCGTGCTCCTGTGTTTATTGCCTGTCTGTAAAAATATGAACGCAGACATGAAGTGAAGTgagaaagctttttttttattgatgcgTTCGGTTCTTACGAAAAACAGCGAAATGAAGagattaaaaatacaaaacaagagaaaaacatcCCACTCACAAGTAAtgtaacataaaaaataaagttcacgtttaaaaaagaaacagtcaGCATCACTACAACGACCCCTAGATGGCAGTGTTACATCACTATGAAGGTTATTTATTCATCAAGACGTCCTGGAACACATCAATAAGACAAATGGAATATAAGTAATTCATTATAGCAGCAGAGCTCCTCCGTCCACCTGACTGTGAGCCGGTGTGAACGCAACACTGAAGGCTCAAGACCAGAACACGTCACCTTGTACTTTGATCAGGTCGCCAGGTAAATCTCTAAAGACTCTCCAGCTGCTCCAGAATGCCGACAAATTAGAGATCTGATTTCTCCCATATTAGCCTCTCTGCACTGGCCTCCTGTGAAGAATAGAATTtaaaatcctcctcctctcatacAAAGCTTTGAAAGGCCAGGCAACGACGTCATAGTGCTCCCATGATGCAGGGTTACCGGTGGTTCTAGAGTCTAAAGTCCAGATTAGAGGTTCTGAGATATTCTGCCATCAGCTTAGACCAAGACAACTTTGGCGGCAGACTGTGGTGACAGTTGTATTGAAGTCAATGGGAGACACACTTCACCCTGACGTATCGACATCATATGACTTCTGATAAAGAAACGCCTCCAGGAAAGGTTCACCACAGTTTTCCCTCCAAAATGACTTACAGGGCTGAAAATATGGTGATCAAACATGGCAAGTCCTGATTTCCGCTGTTGAGGCCGCACAGGAGCCTTTCATACacaaactgaaagaaaagaacaacGTGTCCATCACAAAATCAGTCGCTTACGGactctgaagtgtgtttttcattttctggaggcgTTTCTTCATCAGCAGTCATACGATGTAGATACGT
This genomic window from Sparus aurata chromosome 13, fSpaAur1.1, whole genome shotgun sequence contains:
- the mntb gene encoding MAX network transcriptional repressor b produces the protein MSIDTLLEAARYLEWQAQQQQITREEEQRKEKELINREAESRRVELVTSLSQPVRANHITWSDDTHRQPPHQPPAPPPPSLPPPQVPIAVIPMVPVVPAAPSVPPLPLTAQIAAAATSLNSSPPAKNASSPPQLQQQPTSPHLLCAPQMKVETSPQLVSANPSQSQPQVQIQYPASISTNGSGSQHALVPHQAPPTSQPRPNGVTMEDMRGMEGKRRPGGAGTREVHNKLEKNRRAHLKECFETLKKNVPNVDEKKTSNLSVLRSALRYIQTLKRKEKEYEHEMERLAREKIATQQRLAELKNELSQCMDVIEIDRVLRQTIQPEDDQASTSTASEGEDNFEQDIDDDDPAPLPAPASLPKPTPPIIQAQQLLPSHLSIQHAALPLSGVLTSPSPSAPPPPQAIAPAPAPCPPPPMPVHPPAVQVQPTVIAHAAVSHPSVIQAVNHGLPANHKHLTHIAPSPGPTSSTPQPIAAAPAATATHQQIAAQPIGHITVHPVAHLGGPLQSHLPTLYPQGVSVSQPTMVGHITHTFTHHTLPHVQANPQANTNGAQVNSAAVISQGSPSIGKPTAVLAPHPQLVGQAAVLNPVTMVTVPTFPVSTLKLA